In Sphingobacterium zeae, one genomic interval encodes:
- a CDS encoding glycoside hydrolase family 28 protein, with translation MKLNWIISLVVVVMGMQGCRSLSVKKQLDETLLRADQVGAGEMPLEPDKIQSPFTAWKVQRPTFPMRHDTAGPAENIQAKLDQLAVQGGGTLVLKGHHHTGRITLKSHINLKLGEGSVLEFKHEINDFLPVVFTRNEGVELYSLGACIYANGAENIAITGSGRIIGPGEGSVRNKTMTHDVIENIVDSNTPVDQRIYDGKTADFIFPPALIAPINCKSVWIEGVSLERTAFWNIVPTYCEDVVIRGVRIHSMGIPRGDGIDIESCNRVLVEYCTLNTGDDCIAVKAGRGFDGLRVNRPSENIVVRYCFSEKGHGGFTIGSETAGMAKQVYVHDCVFGKTNVGIRFKTRRPRGGGGSDIHFERIRMQEVESALRWDMLGQAQHVGNQASRDFEVQKNALTPRFSDIQIKDIYIDAAKNCIKIEGIPESVLENVSIDRVFGRGDQYLSIKDAKNIKIKNSVFLCKDTSISTTNVLGLIQDRVRVITESP, from the coding sequence ATGAAATTAAACTGGATAATATCGCTTGTAGTTGTAGTAATGGGCATGCAGGGCTGTCGAAGTCTTTCGGTTAAAAAGCAACTGGATGAGACCCTGTTACGTGCCGATCAGGTAGGAGCGGGAGAGATGCCTCTTGAGCCAGATAAGATACAATCCCCTTTTACGGCATGGAAGGTCCAGCGGCCGACATTTCCGATGCGACATGATACTGCAGGGCCTGCTGAAAATATACAGGCTAAGCTCGATCAGCTTGCGGTACAGGGGGGAGGTACGTTAGTACTGAAAGGACATCACCATACAGGACGGATTACGCTAAAGTCCCATATTAATCTAAAATTGGGTGAAGGTTCCGTCTTGGAATTTAAGCATGAAATCAATGATTTTCTGCCTGTGGTGTTTACGCGGAACGAAGGAGTAGAATTATATAGCTTGGGGGCTTGTATTTATGCCAATGGGGCAGAAAACATTGCCATCACGGGATCAGGTAGAATTATTGGCCCCGGTGAAGGCAGCGTCCGGAATAAAACCATGACGCATGACGTCATTGAAAATATTGTCGATAGTAATACGCCTGTTGATCAACGGATCTACGATGGAAAGACCGCAGATTTCATCTTCCCACCGGCACTCATTGCGCCTATTAACTGCAAAAGTGTCTGGATTGAAGGTGTATCGCTCGAGCGTACTGCTTTTTGGAATATCGTGCCCACTTATTGTGAGGATGTCGTGATCCGTGGAGTTCGCATCCATTCTATGGGTATACCACGTGGGGATGGGATCGATATTGAATCATGCAACCGCGTGCTTGTGGAGTACTGCACCCTAAATACTGGAGACGATTGTATTGCCGTGAAAGCAGGACGTGGGTTCGACGGACTACGGGTAAATAGACCTTCGGAAAATATAGTTGTCCGCTATTGCTTTTCCGAAAAAGGTCATGGTGGATTTACAATCGGTAGTGAGACTGCCGGCATGGCCAAGCAGGTGTATGTCCATGATTGTGTGTTTGGAAAAACCAATGTTGGCATCCGTTTTAAGACCAGAAGGCCACGCGGTGGTGGTGGATCTGATATTCACTTTGAACGTATCCGGATGCAGGAGGTGGAATCAGCTTTACGCTGGGATATGCTGGGACAAGCCCAACATGTGGGCAATCAGGCTAGCCGTGATTTCGAAGTTCAAAAGAACGCTCTGACACCACGTTTCTCGGATATCCAAATAAAGGATATCTATATTGATGCGGCTAAAAATTGTATTAAGATCGAAGGTATTCCGGAGTCTGTTTTGGAAAACGTATCTATTGATCGTGTTTTTGGACGCGGAGACCAGTATCTGTCGATTAAAGATGCTAAAAATATCAAGATTAAAAACAGTGTTTTTTTGTGTAAAGATACAAGCATCTCAACAACCAATGTTTTGGGGCTGATACAAGATCGCGTACGTGTCATCACGGAATCGCCCTAA